From Chryseobacterium viscerum, one genomic window encodes:
- a CDS encoding S8 family peptidase — protein sequence METGRYIVLLQDQQKNALKKIEKELEVNITSSELLSKENRSYEIIDQDNGVLYKNLGILVVDNMDEDQLKSAVKNESNSIVYYEKEREFFPADELQLIKELKKQSAGLAEKISELEQYITSKPLPQKSFVELEWGLQAIGLEKTNYTGKGIDICILDTGLETSHPDFSSEEIEGKSFIDGEDWNRDPNGHGTHCAGVATGNIRSDNGKRYGIARDCNLKIAKVLADNGRGTTSSVIDAIDWAITKKFRILSLSLASPVKLDDQPSVLFETIGERALENNCLIIAAAGNDSNRPQIPQPVSMPANSKSIMAVGAIDSQMKIARFSNAGINPSTGGNINVCAPGVDIISAYPKNAKNKSNLYYSMSGTSMAAPHVSGLAALYMEQFPDKSAKEIWELIEKKARPIEGIKYRDIGNGLIQVYL from the coding sequence ATGGAAACCGGAAGATATATTGTTTTGCTGCAGGATCAGCAGAAAAATGCACTCAAAAAAATAGAGAAAGAGCTGGAAGTGAATATTACTTCTTCAGAACTGCTCTCCAAAGAAAACCGTTCCTATGAAATTATTGATCAGGACAACGGTGTGCTTTACAAAAATCTGGGCATTCTTGTGGTGGACAATATGGATGAAGATCAATTGAAAAGTGCCGTGAAAAATGAATCTAACTCTATTGTTTATTACGAAAAAGAAAGAGAATTTTTCCCTGCAGATGAATTACAGCTGATCAAAGAACTTAAAAAGCAATCTGCCGGACTCGCAGAAAAAATTTCAGAACTTGAACAATATATCACCAGTAAGCCTTTACCTCAAAAATCATTCGTTGAATTGGAATGGGGATTACAAGCTATTGGGCTGGAAAAAACCAACTATACAGGAAAAGGTATTGATATTTGCATTCTGGATACAGGGCTTGAAACTTCCCATCCTGATTTTTCCTCTGAAGAAATTGAAGGCAAATCTTTCATAGACGGTGAAGACTGGAACCGGGATCCCAACGGACATGGTACGCACTGCGCGGGAGTGGCTACAGGAAATATCAGAAGTGATAACGGAAAACGCTATGGAATTGCCAGAGATTGTAATCTGAAGATTGCAAAAGTACTCGCGGATAACGGAAGAGGAACTACCAGCAGCGTGATTGATGCGATAGACTGGGCGATCACGAAAAAATTCAGAATATTATCTCTTTCACTGGCATCTCCGGTGAAACTTGATGATCAGCCTTCCGTCCTTTTTGAAACCATTGGAGAAAGAGCACTGGAAAACAACTGTCTTATTATAGCAGCTGCGGGAAATGACAGCAACAGGCCGCAGATTCCACAACCCGTTTCAATGCCGGCCAATTCAAAATCAATTATGGCGGTAGGAGCTATTGACAGTCAAATGAAGATAGCCAGATTTTCAAACGCAGGAATCAATCCGTCTACAGGAGGAAATATCAATGTCTGTGCTCCCGGAGTGGATATTATCAGTGCTTACCCAAAAAATGCAAAGAACAAATCTAACCTGTATTACAGTATGAGTGGTACAAGCATGGCAGCACCGCATGTTTCCGGGCTTGCTGCTTTGTATATGGAACAGTTTCCCGACAAATCAGCAAAAGAGATCTGGGAACTGATTGAAAAGAAGGCAAGGCCTATTGAAGGCATAAAATACAGAGATATTGGTAACGGTTTAATACAGGTATACTTATGA
- a CDS encoding DUF2589 domain-containing protein has translation METLKSVLEASHAKKTKNELIDLLSGVEKVLTPAVYEKVSGIEISELSSLTNKELLNIVEDFKNNYDAKWEKSFSGVSSEIMKLIAGKMAADEEIFRTSDAASADFAAELGSIDFATIIGGPLDACVKAQSNASIATVNFINEVGFELTDPANAASPKKLRMAEFKYKKNIPNPDFKEDEPVSATNPKTIPNDVEISVPFIALLNVPSFRIETCEVDFNVKLNSTYTKDVSDEFGINAGVSGGWGPVKFKVDVSYKRTSSTGIKVEKEYSLGVKVRATNDEMPAGLEKVLGLLSQ, from the coding sequence ATGGAAACATTAAAATCAGTGCTTGAAGCAAGCCACGCCAAAAAAACAAAAAATGAGTTAATTGATCTCTTATCGGGAGTAGAAAAAGTGCTTACCCCTGCAGTTTATGAAAAGGTATCAGGAATCGAGATTTCGGAATTAAGTTCACTGACCAATAAGGAACTTCTAAACATCGTAGAAGATTTCAAAAATAATTATGATGCAAAATGGGAAAAATCCTTTTCCGGAGTTTCTTCAGAGATTATGAAGCTTATTGCCGGTAAAATGGCTGCTGATGAAGAGATCTTCAGAACTTCAGATGCTGCCAGTGCAGATTTTGCGGCAGAATTAGGAAGTATAGATTTTGCTACCATCATTGGCGGACCGTTGGATGCTTGTGTAAAAGCACAGTCTAATGCCTCTATTGCCACCGTTAATTTCATAAATGAAGTAGGGTTTGAGCTTACAGATCCGGCCAATGCTGCCAGTCCTAAAAAACTGAGAATGGCAGAATTCAAATACAAAAAAAATATTCCGAATCCGGATTTTAAAGAAGATGAGCCGGTAAGTGCTACCAATCCTAAAACGATTCCGAATGATGTAGAAATTTCAGTGCCTTTTATTGCATTGCTGAATGTTCCAAGCTTCAGAATTGAAACCTGTGAAGTAGACTTCAATGTTAAACTTAATTCTACTTACACGAAAGACGTAAGTGACGAATTTGGTATCAATGCCGGAGTTTCCGGAGGATGGGGACCTGTAAAATTCAAAGTGGATGTATCTTATAAAAGAACTTCCAGCACAGGAATCAAAGTGGAAAAAGAATATTCTTTGGGTGTAAAAGTACGTGCAACCAATGACGAAATGCCTGCCGGACTTGAAAAAGTGCTTGGACTTCTTTCACAATAA